The following DNA comes from Chelmon rostratus isolate fCheRos1 chromosome 3, fCheRos1.pri, whole genome shotgun sequence.
GGGTCACTCTGTCTCATCTGGGCCagagcagagatgcagagatgAAATGATGTGGAATGTGAGCAATatgacaaataaacaacaatgcAATACACGGCAGGAATGTGAGCAAATATTTCATCTTATTTAATCAGTGCCAGTATTTTAACTATGACATACCGGGGGGAGAAAAGCGAGGCAGAAAGCGACTCTGTTCTGTTCCAAAATtatttttagctcttttttCCCTCAGATGTGGTTGTAACAATGTTCCCATGTATTTATACCAGAATGTTAAGTAGAGGAGTCTCAGCTCAAAACAACCTGTGAACCAAATAACTGTAATTCACATTTCTGCGTGTGCAGAAAATAGATTCAGAAGTGTTAATTTCATCCAGAAAGCCTGTCATTTGTTGTCTGGTTAGTTAACTCATACTGGTCAGGCTTTCCCAGCGTGTATAGCTAGCGTGTATATCTCTGGAAATATGGCAAACATgccaacacatttttaatggcaTCACCTGTGGTGTAAGTTCATCCTCCAACAGTGGTGAGGCTGCTATAGCTTATCCTAACCCAACATGGGAGGGATGTGAGCCAAACGTATCAAAATGTTCACACGGTGTCATTTGCTTCGCAGCAATTTGACAGTCAAAGACAGCAAATGTGACTCCCTTCCAGCAGACAAAGAGCTCTCTCACCCTGTAGATGACTTTGGGCTCAAAGGAGCAGACGATGCTGCTGTTGTAAAGGACTGGATGTTTTTTATACAGTTCTTTTAGGGCTGCGGCTGcctgggaggggaggagaaaacacaTGGTTATTGTGGGGCAGTCAACTGGTtagaattgtgtgtgtgaggctttacatcactgtgtgtgtgtgtgtgtgtgtgtgtgtgttctcttgtCCAAGCACTTGGTGGTAACCAGCAGCTGTGGATGTGTAGATACACCGCTGTGAGCCCTGAACTCAAGAATGTCACAGCCTgaaacaacaaccaccaccacgATCGCATTCCTTACTCATATAAAAATGTGCTGAGTGAGGAACCACGTTAAGATGTCAGAAGTACACTGACGCAAGAATTAAATGGTGATTGAATGACTTAACTGCATCTTTCAGCTAAGAGCTGCCATGGCTCAGTTTGTAGTTCACTGTCACAAACAATAAAGTCATATTTTCATATCAGAGTATTCCAAGTTGTTTGGGCACAAATCAACAAGAAACATCCAGTGATAAAGTCATATGTTGccatgcaaacaaaacatgctGTGCCAATGTACTCAAAGTGTGAGcagctgcaaatgtgtgtgtgtgttttggagggTCGGTTTGTTCCAAAGTGTTCTAGATGCCTTACGGAACAGAACTCAACTTTGTGACCCACTGCTAACGATAAGGCCCGCAAATAATCACCATTTAACTGTTAATGAATATacctgtatttatttatgttccaGACAGGTTACCAGAACCCACAGTTCTATCTTGAAATATTTTATGTGCCTGATAACGACATCATGTTCTCTTCATTGTGTAATGATAACTAGTTAGAGATCAATTAAATCAACAAGtatgacagacagactgcacacttgtttgttttgttggctGCACCTCATCTGGGTGGCCTTTGACATCAAAGTAGATGGTGAGCTTCAGTTTGATGCATTCCTCCACTGCCTCCTCCAGGGTTGGGATCTTCTCTCCAGCAAATCTGTCCCTGGTGATGAAAGGACACAAATGTTTCAGTGCGACCTCAGGCTCACATGCTGCTTTTAAACCACATTTACCGTTTGCCTGGGAAGCATTACACTTTGATCAGAGACACAACTAACTTCCCTGCACCTGCATTATGATGATATGTACTTGATACTCTCATGAGTGTCTGTATGCAAAGGCTCTTAGTGTTTAGACAGGACACACAGGCCAGACAATAGTATAACTTCCAGGGTGCCAAATTAGACATGTAAAGCATTTGTGCAGACTTTATGCTCCAGTAAAATAACCTCAGGACATAGAAGTCTTGTGCAAACTGTTGTCGTGGAGCAAATATATTCCCACAGTATTTTCTGAAGGTAAGGGAGGAAGTCTTTGCTTCTGTAATTATAATCCCAAATATTTGCATACGTTCCCATTATGAACACAATCAAACTAAATCATTCTCAAGAGTTAAGTTAACTTAGGTGCAACAGGTAAGTTGTCTAGTAAGTTGTGTAGTTTACTACTCTGGTATTGTACTGTCATTGTCATAATATGATTTACTGCTTGGATACTACATATGAACCTTGGTTTCCTTGGGTAATAAAATCTCCTCATTGAGCAAGTACTCTGGCTAATGTGCTcatgtttagtttgtttttcaatATCTCTTTATGAGGATGATTAAGAAAATCAGCTGTCTTACTGCCCCTGTacaattttctgtttctgtttagtGTGTGCGTCTCTACCAGCTGCATCTAAGCTTATCTTTGATGGActgttgcatttttctgttttcttctgttcatTCTGAAGCGAGCTGTTTTTAGAAAGCGACTGGGTTATTTGTCTCACATGTATTACCAACAGCACGCCTCTGTATTAATAGCAACTTGCGATTATAGCACAGTGGGGTTGCTTTTACTTTAtgtcctttttgtgttttcttacaaATGTCTTGGAGCCCTCCAGTATCCATGGACACAGACTATCACTCTCAAACATCTCcacattttaactgtaaaatgatCAGTTCAGCATCCCCAACAGCTGTACCTGAACAATATATTCTGTACCAGGCAATTCTACTGCAGAAAGTACATTTgcagcagaaaagcagcacatcagtGGAAATACAGTATTCTGACCTGCTGCCTAAAGGCAGGCTACATCAGCACTAATATAAAATGCAGCCCAGAGCATTTCAACCTCCAGCTATGACTTGTTTGATATGGTGCAACACCTCCAAGGCTTTGCTGCATTTGAGACATTTAGCAGAAAGACTGCATCCCAAAAACCCCTCCCATTATGCCGATCTGTCTTTGGAGCAGGTTTTAAAAGAATGTCTGGGTTTTaatggaaaatggaaactgATATTTCAGATGTTTCCACCCTGTCAATAATAACAAACTGGCATAAAAGGCAGAAATTATGTCCTAGCTGTAACTTTCAGTTTAAAcaatgtttctgtgtcagtcTGCAAAAACCTGAATCATCGTAACTCTGaagcagcaaaatcaaaaaGAGCCTAAAAAAGAAAGTCTGCCATTTGTCTGTGCACTTCTATGTGCATTCCCAGCTATATCCTTCTTTCTCACCTGAGTCGATGTTTAGCAGCTGCGTCCAGCTTACCCAACTCGGACATTTTCTTTTGGCTGAGGGGCCCTGACCCGTTGGTGGTCCGGTCCACAGTCTCATCATGCATCAGTATTGGGACGCCATCTGCTGAGAACTCCAGGTCCAACTCCACGCCTGTTGCCCCATTCTTACTGGCCTGGAGcaggacagacaaacaaaaaggttGGAAGTATTTCAGGAGGGCTTGCTTCTGGTCATGTGGTGCCATAAGAAGGAACTGCAATAGAGAAACgcaaaatgtgatttaaattgAGTATCTCCATTATTAAGCTGTGCACTGGAGAGCACTGCCgggtttatttttcaaatttcaaaatGCTGTTCAGTACATattgtttaaaacaaacacattttaggaatttcttaaaaaatgtttgcttgtttaatgTCTTTATGTTATAAAGAGCACTGTTATCAGATTTCTTTTAAACACTCAAATATAAATATTAGTACTTGCCTTAACAATACAGTGCACATACTCAATTTGACTGTCcaaacagtcacacagtgtAGTCACACCACTGGCCTGCTGTGGATCCCAGGGTTCAGTGAATGGCAGTGTGCACAGTGCATGCAGCTGCACTACTGGATGATACCAGTGGTTCAAAGGGACATGATGTCCTGCTGGATGGGGTAAATCCTGATCCCCTAATTTTCTCCCCATATTACAGGACTAACGTAGTGGCAATATTTTTCAATTTTGGGATAAAGGGCTGACATATCTCAGCCTCCAGTGGTGTTTGTCCCTTGTAACCATTACACACGGTGTGGGAGGCTGTGTGGGAGAACAACCATCCCAAGACAtacaaagggaaaaaagacCCCGCTCAAACTTCCTCTCACCTCCCGAATAGCTGCTAGCGTGTTCTCCGGTGCGTCGTGACCACCGCCCCGGTGAGCGACCACTGACACCTTGCCCTTGGCGGGGTGCAGCACCTGCTGGGCCCGGCTGGTCGGCACCTGGGGAAACCGGAACATGACCATAAAGAGGTAGAGGGAGGCGGTGAGAGCGGTGGTCCACAGTGGGCTCCGGGTCCCCAGCAGGACGACCACGAAGACGACCGAGTACAGAGTAACTTCATCTCCGAGCTGCAGCATTGCTGTCGCCCTCCGTCTACCCCT
Coding sequences within:
- the gde1 gene encoding glycerophosphodiester phosphodiesterase 1 isoform X1 — encoded protein: MLQLGDEVTLYSVVFVVVLLGTRSPLWTTALTASLYLFMVMFRFPQVPTSRAQQVLHPAKGKVSVVAHRGGGHDAPENTLAAIREFLLMAPHDQKQALLKYFQPFCLSVLLQASKNGATGVELDLEFSADGVPILMHDETVDRTTNGSGPLSQKKMSELGKLDAAAKHRLRDRFAGEKIPTLEEAVEECIKLKLTIYFDVKGHPDEAAAALKELYKKHPVLYNSSIVCSFEPKVIYRMRQSDPEVVTALTHRLWSLSRFGDGTPRFSSLWKHHWLTLMDIVLDWAHYHVLWKLCGISAFLIQKNFVSPDYVQYWAQRGVEVVAWTVNTKVEKEYYQELLRVNYITDSLVEDCDPHY
- the gde1 gene encoding glycerophosphodiester phosphodiesterase 1 isoform X2, which produces MLQLGDEVTLYSVVFVVVLLGTRSPLWTTALTASLYLFMVMFRFPQVPTSRAQQVLHPAKGKVSVVAHRGGGHDAPENTLAAIREASKNGATGVELDLEFSADGVPILMHDETVDRTTNGSGPLSQKKMSELGKLDAAAKHRLRDRFAGEKIPTLEEAVEECIKLKLTIYFDVKGHPDEAAAALKELYKKHPVLYNSSIVCSFEPKVIYRMRQSDPEVVTALTHRLWSLSRFGDGTPRFSSLWKHHWLTLMDIVLDWAHYHVLWKLCGISAFLIQKNFVSPDYVQYWAQRGVEVVAWTVNTKVEKEYYQELLRVNYITDSLVEDCDPHY